Proteins from a genomic interval of Colias croceus chromosome 2, ilColCroc2.1:
- the LOC123703481 gene encoding inosine-uridine preferring nucleoside hydrolase-like isoform X1 → MLSKIILLTVLPLTVLSFANRDVSESVIVIDNDAGADDALAIFLATLYEKHFNGPKLIGLTTVNGNTNEDNVCTNNQRILQVAKRQDIPIYRGAKESLVITPYAGDYFGQDGLGDTGEVLRDLVPPRREAAVNKLIELSKQHKGNLTVLCLASLTNIALAIQLDPNFLGRLNHLYVGGGHIHSEQFPEAEFNAHMDVEAYHIIAKHATPEKVTMLPFSQVMLHLNISRQWREEVFGVIDTDIIRAQNGYERITLPQSDRWQQLDPAVVALFVKPELVSEYKYSKNDIILCGDKRGMNTNTFVEKEDANVRVIDSIKMEEYKQFLLDVFSADLNK, encoded by the exons ATGTTAtcaaagataattttattgacaGTTTTGCCTTTAACTGTGTTATCATTCGCTAATCGAGAtgt ATCAGAATCGGTGATAGTGATCGACAATGATGCAGGAGCGGACGATGCGTTGGCCATTTTCCTGGCTACACTTTACGAGAAACATTTTAATGG ACCTAAACTAATTGGACTTACGACTGTCAACGGGAATACAAATGAAGACAATGTCTGCACTAATAACCAGAGAATATTGCAAGTTGCCAAACGACAGGat ATACCAATATACAGAGGGGCTAAAGAATCATTGGTGATCACACCATATGCTGGTGACTATTTTGGTCAAGATGGTCTCGGAGACACGGGGGAGGTCTTAAGGGATCTGGTACCGCCTCGGAGAGAAGCGGCtgttaataaacttattgagCTGTCGAAGCAACATAAAG GAAACTTAACCGTCTTATGTTTGGCATCTTTAACGAATATAGCATTGGCAATTCAACTGGATCCAAATTTCTTGGGCAGATTGAATCATTTGTACGTTGGTGGTGGACATATACATA GTGAACAATTTCCTGAAGCAGAGTTCAACGCACACATGGACGTAGAAGCTTATCATATTATAGCTAAACACGCTACACCAGAAAAAGTGACGATGTTACCTTTCTCACAAGTTATGTTACACTTAAACATAAGTAGG CAATGGAGAGAAGAAGTCTTCGGCGTAATAGACACAGACATAATAAGGGCCCAAAATGGTTACGAAAGGATAACTCTGCCCCAAAGTGACAGGTGGCAGCAGCTCGATCCAGCAGTCGTGGCGCTGTTCGTGAAACCAGAACTGGTCAGCGAGTATAAGTACTCGAAGAacgatattattttgtgtG GTGATAAACGAGGGATGAACACAAATACTTTTGTCGAGAAAGAAGACGCTAATGTGAGAGTAATAGATTCTATAAAAATGGAAGAGTATAAACAGTTCCTGTTAGATGTATTTAGTgctgatttaaataaataa
- the LOC123703481 gene encoding probable uridine nucleosidase 2 isoform X2, protein MKMSEISESVIVIDNDAGADDALAIFLATLYEKHFNGPKLIGLTTVNGNTNEDNVCTNNQRILQVAKRQDIPIYRGAKESLVITPYAGDYFGQDGLGDTGEVLRDLVPPRREAAVNKLIELSKQHKGNLTVLCLASLTNIALAIQLDPNFLGRLNHLYVGGGHIHSEQFPEAEFNAHMDVEAYHIIAKHATPEKVTMLPFSQVMLHLNISRQWREEVFGVIDTDIIRAQNGYERITLPQSDRWQQLDPAVVALFVKPELVSEYKYSKNDIILCGDKRGMNTNTFVEKEDANVRVIDSIKMEEYKQFLLDVFSADLNK, encoded by the exons ATGAAAATGTCAGAGAT ATCAGAATCGGTGATAGTGATCGACAATGATGCAGGAGCGGACGATGCGTTGGCCATTTTCCTGGCTACACTTTACGAGAAACATTTTAATGG ACCTAAACTAATTGGACTTACGACTGTCAACGGGAATACAAATGAAGACAATGTCTGCACTAATAACCAGAGAATATTGCAAGTTGCCAAACGACAGGat ATACCAATATACAGAGGGGCTAAAGAATCATTGGTGATCACACCATATGCTGGTGACTATTTTGGTCAAGATGGTCTCGGAGACACGGGGGAGGTCTTAAGGGATCTGGTACCGCCTCGGAGAGAAGCGGCtgttaataaacttattgagCTGTCGAAGCAACATAAAG GAAACTTAACCGTCTTATGTTTGGCATCTTTAACGAATATAGCATTGGCAATTCAACTGGATCCAAATTTCTTGGGCAGATTGAATCATTTGTACGTTGGTGGTGGACATATACATA GTGAACAATTTCCTGAAGCAGAGTTCAACGCACACATGGACGTAGAAGCTTATCATATTATAGCTAAACACGCTACACCAGAAAAAGTGACGATGTTACCTTTCTCACAAGTTATGTTACACTTAAACATAAGTAGG CAATGGAGAGAAGAAGTCTTCGGCGTAATAGACACAGACATAATAAGGGCCCAAAATGGTTACGAAAGGATAACTCTGCCCCAAAGTGACAGGTGGCAGCAGCTCGATCCAGCAGTCGTGGCGCTGTTCGTGAAACCAGAACTGGTCAGCGAGTATAAGTACTCGAAGAacgatattattttgtgtG GTGATAAACGAGGGATGAACACAAATACTTTTGTCGAGAAAGAAGACGCTAATGTGAGAGTAATAGATTCTATAAAAATGGAAGAGTATAAACAGTTCCTGTTAGATGTATTTAGTgctgatttaaataaataa
- the LOC123703085 gene encoding uridine nucleosidase 1-like — protein sequence MAIFMALLNEKHFDGPKVVGITTVHGNVNEPQVFENTQRILDIADRRDVPIYRGCQSALMKDYPTDGYFGHDGLGDNSTKSFKPIKAKSDYASVAMSKLSKKYKDKLTIVTLGPLTNMAVAIKLDPGLLARIWQLYVAAGNIYTNGMKLEFNVKMDIEGYFVVIHNGLADKLTLIPSKVKKSLNLGRQWRKDTFGEIKSDIVRSLNIFERISLPKTNDWAPLDPVAMSIVLDSSIIKELKFTLNGIFLCGNSKGRNTNDFKSKSPKQRLVFSCNKEPFREFLMKIFSADDNKHDRDENDDSHDHHHGHHHDHHHHHHDDSDDDD from the exons ATGGCAATATTCATGGCATTATTAAATGAGAAACATTTTGATGG ACCAAAAGTAGTTGGCATCACAACAGTCCATGGAAATGTTAACGAGCCACAAGTCTTCGAAAACACTCAAAGGATATTGGACATTGCTGACAGAAGAGAT GTACCAATATACCGCGGATGTCAATCAGCTCTCATGAAGGATTATCCCACTGATGGTTATTTTGGTCACGACGGACTCGGAGATAATTCCACGAAGTCATTTAAACCAATCAAAGCGAAGTCTGATTATGCGTCAGTTGCTATGAGCAAACTGTCGAAGAAGTAtaaag ATAAATTAACAATTGTTACGTTGGGGCCACTTACCAATATGGCCGTAGCTATAAAGTTGGACCCAGGATTGTTAGCCAGGATTTGGCAATTGTATGTCGCAGCTGGTAATATTTACA CTAATGGCATGAAACTAGAATTTAACGTTAAAATGGACATAGAAGGCTACTTCGTCGTTATTCACAACGGGCTGGCAGACAAACTTACACTCATTCCGTCTAAAGTGAAAAAGTCCCTAAATTTGGGGAGG CAATGGCGTAAAGATACTTTCGGCGAAATAAAGTCAGATATAGTGCGGTCTCTAAATATATTTGAGCGCATATCCCTACCTAAGACCAACGATTGGGCGCCATTAGACCCTGTAGCGATGTCCATTGTTCTGGATTCGTCGATTATAAAAGAGCTAAAGTTTACTCTGAatggaatatttttatgtg GAAACTCGAAAGGGAGAAATACAAATGATTTCAAGTCAAAATCGCCGAAACAAAGATTGGTGTTCTCTTGCAACAAGGAGCCGTTTAGGGAatttttgatgaaaatattttcagctGATGACAATAAGCATGACAGAGATGAAAATGATGATAGCCACGATCACCATCATGGCCATCATCATGATCATCACCATCATCATCACGACGATAGTGACGATGatgattaa